A single Lolium perenne isolate Kyuss_39 chromosome 6, Kyuss_2.0, whole genome shotgun sequence DNA region contains:
- the LOC127308739 gene encoding F-box/kelch-repeat protein At3g17530-like, whose amino-acid sequence MSILCPCPTSPPAPPPMEDDDLLSEILLRLPPQPSSLPRASAACKRWRCLVSDPAFTRRFRRHHHSRNPPPLLGFFSQDAAGITFNPTMDPPDRVSPGRFTVLPEARVHSKILGCRHGLLLMFHQKLKRVLVWDPVTGDQRSRAVPHPLVFGTDKTPRGAVLRAAGDAHHFRVVLASCDRHEQHTRAFACIYSSETGVWSDLISTLVPSEDYMTLSTMPPVLIGDSLYWIITGNWRAVLKFDLNMLSLAVIHLPLDKFACCKPWNITVVPAEGGGPGLLLVSDLTAQLWNRNTDCDGVASWVLTRTVELDKLLSLDSEERRFLMIIGFAEYKNAIFLQTDVSLFMVQLESLQFKKFPVPIIGRFYHPFESIYAAGI is encoded by the exons ATGAGTATCCTCTGCCCATGCCCCacctcgccgccggcgccgccgccgatGGAAGATGACGACCTACTCTCCGAAATCCTCCTCCGCCTGCCCCCGCAGCCGTCCTCCCTCCCTCGCGCCTCCGCCGCCTGCAAGCGCTGGCGTTGTCTCGTCTCCGACCCCGCCTTCACCCGCCGcttccgccgccaccaccacagtCGCAACCCCCCTCCCCTCCTCGGCTTCTTCTCCCAAGATGCTGCCGGCATCACCTTCAACCCTACCATGGACCCCCCCGATCGCGTCTCGCCAGGCCGCTTCACCGTGCTGCCGGAGGCGCGCGTCCACTCCAAGATCCTCGGATGCCGCCACGGCCTCCTACTAATGTTCCACCAGAAGCTGAAACGGGTCCTGGTGTGGGACCCGGTCACCGGCGACCAGCGCAGCCGCGCCGTTCCCCATCCCCTGGTGTTCGGCACCGACAAAACCCCGAGGGGGGCGGTGCTGCGCGCTGCTGGAGACGCCCACCACTTCCGGGTGGTATTGGCAAGCTGTGACAGGCATGAACAACATACACGAGCCTTCGCCTGCATTTACTCGTCAGAGACCGGCGTATGGAGTGATCTTATCTCAACACTGGTCCCATCCGAGGATTATATGACATTGTCGACCATGCCCCCTGTGCTGATCGGGGATTCCCTTTACTGGATAATTACTGGGAATTGGCGTGCAGTTCTCAAGTTTGATCTGAATATGCTGAGCCTAGCTGTGATACATCTGCCACTGGATAAGTTTGCATGCTGCAAACCTTGGAACATCACGgttgtgccggcagagggtggcggGCCTGGCTTACTCCTCGTGTCAGATTTGACCGCCCAATTATGGAACAGGAATACTGATTGTGATGGTGTCGCTTCATGGGTGTTGACGAGAACTGTTGAACTGGACAAGCTACTTTCCCTGGATTCGGAGGAGAGACGGTTCCTAATGATTATAGGGTTTGCAGAGTACAAGAATGCCATCTTCCTGCAGACAGATGTCAGCCTTTTCATGGTCCAGCTTGAGTCGTTGCAGTTCAAGAAGTTTCCCGTACCGATCATCGGACGTTTCTATCATCCATTTGAAAGCATCTATGCTGCAG GTATCTAG
- the LOC139832031 gene encoding uncharacterized protein, translating into MTLRRLSCSPAAPPLEDDNLLAEILLRLPPLPSSLPRASAVSRRWRSLASDPRFSLRFRAHHHRRNPPHLGCFVNDFRNVLFQPALEAPNRIPPCRFALPIDQDDYFALLGCRHGLVLILHWSRNQLLVWEPVTGDQYRLDIPPGSGDTVSAAVLRPAGDGRYFQVVLIGTNGMHQACASVYSSETGLWGNLTTAPCVYPDMPL; encoded by the coding sequence ATGACCCTCCGCCGCCTTTCTTGCTCGCCGGCGGCGCCGCCTCTGGAAGACGACAACTTGCTCGCCGAGATCCTCCTCCGCCTTCCCCCGCTGCCGTCCTCCCTCCCCCGCGCCTCCGCCGTCTCCAGGCGCTGGCGCAGCCTCGCCTCCGACCCCCGCTTCTCCCTCCGCTTCCGGGCAcaccaccaccgccgcaaccCACCCCACCTCGGCTGCTTCGTCAACGATTTTCGCAACGTCCTCTTCCAGCCCGCCCTCGAGGCCCCCAATCGCATCCCGCCATGCCGCTTCGCCTTACCCATCGACCAGGATGACTACTTCGCGCTCCTCGGGTGCCGCCATGGCCTCGTGCTCATCCTCCACTGGTCGCGGAACCAGCTCCTGGTGTGGGAACCCGTTACCGGCGACCAGTACCGCCTGGACATTCCTCCAGGGTCCGGAGACACGGTCAGCGCGGCGGTGCTTCGCCCTGCCGGAGATGGCCGCTACTTCCAGGTGGTCTTGATAGGCACCAACGGCATGCACCAGGCGTGCGCTTCTGTTTACTCATCCGAGACCGGCTTATGGGGCAATCTCACCACAGCACCCTGTGTTTATCCGGACATGCCGCTGTGA